CAGGAAGTGCGCGATGTCGTGCATCGCCTCGGCGGTCAACGCGGTGAGCGCGGCAGGTTCCACGGTGAGGAACCGGCGACCTCCGGGCCCGTCGACGACGTCGACGCCCTCGTCGGTGACCAGGCGATACTCCGTCTGGTCCGGACGGGTCGGCAGCAGGGGGGCGTACGAGAAGGCGGCGGCACTGCTCATGAGCGGAAAGCCTAGGGCAGGCGGGTCGATCAGTCCCAGCCGCGGTGCGCCCTCGGCGACCGCTCGCATCGGCGCCAGCCCGGGCCGGCGCCGCGCGAGTCCCGCGTCGGTCGACCTGGCGCAGGCACGGCGTGCGGGACTGTTCGCCGCGGGCACCGGACGTGACACGTCAGCCGTCCTCCGGATCGGCGCACGACTCCCGCTTCGGGCCGCAGCTGTCCTCGGCTGGCGGCACGCCGCCGGTCCCGGCGGGACTCGACGGCCGGTCGCCGCCGTTACGCGGTCGGGCGCCGGTGGCGCCGGTGGCACCGGTGAAACGGACGTACCCGATCTCCCGACCCTCGCCGATGATCATGCCGGTCGACCCGACCGCGAGCGCGTTCGCCGCCGTGCGCAGGGTCGCCAGCTCGGCGCCGCCGCGCGGGTCGAGCGCCACGAGCCGGGACGGCTTGTCGTCGGCGAGCACCGCCGCGTGGAGAGTGAGTGCGGCACCCGCCTTCGCCCCGGCGGAACGGGTCCACCGCACCCGATCGGTGCCCAGTTCCCGGGCGGTGACCGAGCGCTGGTCAGCCGCCCGCACGAGGGCGTACCGGTCGTCGACGGCGACGATCCGCTCACCCGAGGCGGCCACCAGCAGCAGCCGACCGTCGTACCCGTCGAGGACCGCTTCCCGGCCGTCCGGTGCGACCCCGATCAGCACGTTGCGCCCGCCCTGCGGGTCCTCCCGTTGCGCGCAGCCGGCGTTGTCGGCGGTCCGCAGGTTGACCCCGGCGCGTTGCCACGTCTCCTGCCCGGTGGCCGGGTCCCGACCGGAGATGGCGAAGTAGCAGGTGCCGTCCTGGGACCGGGCGGTGATCCGCAGCAGCCGGCCGCCGATCACCGACAGTCGCTCCTCGCGGCCCGGCTCGACGTCGGTGAGGACCCGGCCGGTGGCGGTGTCCAGGACGTGCACCCGCCCGTCGATCGGGAACCCGAGCAGCGGGGGCACCGGCTCCGGCCCGGCCAGTTCCTCGTCGACCCGCACGGCGTCGAGCCGGCGGGTGTCGAGCAGGTCCGGGTTGTCGCCGAGCAGGCCGCTGCGGACGCCGGGCACGAAGGCCGTCCACAGGGGAGCCGTTCCCCGCGGGTCCCAGGCGGTGAGGGTGCAGTCGGTCGGCGCCACGCAGTGGGCGTCGAGCAGCAGGTTTCGCCAGGTCCAGACGGCCACCGCGGCGTCGTCCCGCCGGCGGGTGGCGCCGGTCGTCGGGTCGAGTACCTCGTACCCCTTGGTCAGGAGCCTGCCCACGACGACGACGGCGTCCCGGTCGGCGCCGGCGACCGCCGACCAGTCCGCCTTACGCTCCCAGAGCTGCGTGCCGTCGCTGAGCCGGCGCGCCTCGACGCGGGTGCGCTGCTCGACCACCACGGCGTCACCGGCGAACGTGACGCTGCGCGGCGTGCCGCCGATCCGGCGCTGCCAGACCACGTCCGGCTCGGAGATCGGTTCGCTACGGTTGACCCACTCCCACACTCCCGGGAAGGGATTCCACACTCCGGTCGACGCCAGGACGACAACGGTGATCAACCCGAGCAGCAGCCAACCACGCACGCCGAGGCCACTCC
The sequence above is a segment of the Micromonospora sp. WMMA1363 genome. Coding sequences within it:
- a CDS encoding PQQ-binding-like beta-propeller repeat protein, which produces MAKGSGLGVRGWLLLGLITVVVLASTGVWNPFPGVWEWVNRSEPISEPDVVWQRRIGGTPRSVTFAGDAVVVEQRTRVEARRLSDGTQLWERKADWSAVAGADRDAVVVVGRLLTKGYEVLDPTTGATRRRDDAAVAVWTWRNLLLDAHCVAPTDCTLTAWDPRGTAPLWTAFVPGVRSGLLGDNPDLLDTRRLDAVRVDEELAGPEPVPPLLGFPIDGRVHVLDTATGRVLTDVEPGREERLSVIGGRLLRITARSQDGTCYFAISGRDPATGQETWQRAGVNLRTADNAGCAQREDPQGGRNVLIGVAPDGREAVLDGYDGRLLLVAASGERIVAVDDRYALVRAADQRSVTARELGTDRVRWTRSAGAKAGAALTLHAAVLADDKPSRLVALDPRGGAELATLRTAANALAVGSTGMIIGEGREIGYVRFTGATGATGARPRNGGDRPSSPAGTGGVPPAEDSCGPKRESCADPEDG